Proteins from a genomic interval of candidate division KSB1 bacterium:
- a CDS encoding methyltransferase domain-containing protein produces MPSPPAWWKRSGLPQLFSRRTKHVRPYRRVAYFYDHLMRHVNYKRWAMYIIELFGLAEGGRIERVLELACGTGNVLAELAQAGYKVFGLDSSFEMVQQAAERLSKLQGANCKLPLCCGDMKNFAVVSPVDAVICLYDSFNYCLEPEAARELLDNAAAAVRRGGLFIFDVCTEHTCRRNFNNFFERDSFLEISYIRRAHFKPSRKIQVNEFFITDGFSRGPALYERHEQRIYSLQEINAMIDAQQWELAGCFDGMSRRPGSEKSDRVHFVLKRL; encoded by the coding sequence TTGCCGAGCCCGCCAGCATGGTGGAAGCGCTCCGGCTTGCCGCAACTCTTCTCGCGACGAACTAAACACGTCCGGCCCTATCGCCGCGTGGCGTATTTTTATGATCATCTCATGCGCCACGTCAACTACAAGCGTTGGGCCATGTACATCATCGAACTCTTCGGACTCGCCGAAGGCGGACGCATCGAGCGCGTGCTCGAATTGGCGTGCGGCACCGGCAATGTCTTGGCCGAGCTGGCGCAGGCCGGTTACAAAGTTTTTGGGTTGGATTCATCTTTTGAGATGGTGCAGCAGGCGGCGGAGCGGCTGAGCAAGTTGCAAGGTGCAAATTGCAAGTTACCCCTCTGCTGTGGTGACATGAAAAATTTTGCCGTTGTCTCGCCGGTCGACGCCGTGATTTGTCTTTATGATAGCTTCAATTATTGCCTCGAGCCGGAAGCCGCGCGAGAATTGCTGGATAATGCGGCTGCTGCCGTGCGTCGCGGCGGTCTGTTTATTTTTGACGTGTGCACCGAACACACCTGCCGCCGGAATTTCAACAACTTTTTTGAGCGTGACAGTTTTCTCGAGATTTCCTACATCCGGCGCGCGCATTTCAAGCCGTCTCGAAAAATTCAAGTCAACGAATTTTTCATCACCGACGGCTTCAGCCGCGGCCCGGCGCTGTACGAACGTCACGAACAGCGCATTTATTCTTTGCAGGAAATCAATGCGATGATCGATGCGCAACAATGGGAGTTGGCCGGCTGCTTTGACGGCATGTCGCGCCGGCCCGGCTCGGAAAAATCCGATCGCGTTCATTTTGTGTTAAAAAGATTATGA